The Mesoplasma tabanidae sequence AAGATATTTACCTAAGAAAACTAATTTTACAAATTTAACAGATGATAATATAATTGAAATATTAAATGAAATAAATAAAATGCCTCGTAAAATTCTGAACTACAAATCAGCTCAGGAATTTTATGAGACATTCGGTTAGAAGTATTGCACTTCCAATTTTAATTTATACAAATATTTTGTGGTTTTTAGTTTCTTTTTTTCTTAAAGAAATCAGAAATTATTTTTATGTAGTTAGCTTCTGTTTTTGAATTATCTAACTTTTTAATATCAATTTTAATTTCATCTATGTTTACATAATTTCTAAAACTCATTTTTATATTTTCTGTTAAATACGTCACATTATTAATTTTTGCTTGTTTAATTGCGCCATAACACATTAGGCAAGGTTCTAAAGTTGTAAATAATGTATACTCAGAAAGATTCCCACTTTTATTTTTTTGCGATGCCTTATTAATTACATTTATTTCTGCATGCCCAGTTATTTTTCACTTTTTATAACTGTTATTATATGCTTTAAAAATAATTTTTTCATTTTTTATTAAACACGCAAAAACAGGCACATCTTTTGCATCATTTTTTATTTTAATTTCTTTTATATATTTTTCTAAATTTATCATAGATTAATTATAAACAAAAAAACCGTGATACAAAACACATTCCCTTATAGCTGCTACCTTCCGGTCCTGACTCATTCGGGCGTAATCTTTATCACGGCAATATTATTATACATTTAAAATAACATTTTTAAAACTAATACGATTTAATATCACTTAATTTATCAACAATATATTTTGCCTTATTTCTTATATTTATATTATGTTCTTGCTTAACAATATAAGAGTTATTAAAAAATTCTTTAAACATCGAAAGATCGTTATTATCATCACCAGCAACTATAATATCGTTTTCATTAATGTTAAATATATCTTTCATTTTTCTTATCGCATTACCTTTTGATACATTTGCTTGATGTATTTCATTGAAAGTAATTTCCTTCAAGTTGTTTGAAACATAGCTAAATTTTAGTTTCTTTTCTTCTAAGTTATCTGTAAGTCTTTTTCATGTTTCTGTTTTACAACTCATTTTAAAACAAATTATTTTTTTACCATTTATGTAATCAAGTGTTTTATTTTTTGGCATCATTCCCATAAAAGTTGTTTTCATTTCATCTTGTCAAAAATCATGATAGAAAAAATCTTCCTCACCTTTAAAAGAATAAACTAAACTAAATATTTCTTTTCTATTTTCCTTAACATAATTAATAATTTCTTTTGTTAATTCTTCTTCTAAATATTCTGCAAATAATTGCTTTCCTGTATTATCATATATTGCAGCACCGGCATTAGTTAAATAATAGTCAGGTAAAAAGTCTGGATAATTTTGTTTTATATGTTCATTAATATGTTCAAATGGTCTACCTGTTGAAATAACTATTTTGTTACCTTTTTTCTGCATTTTTATAACAAAATTCATGTCACTTTCTGTTATTGTATTTTGTTCATCTTTGCTATTTCTTAAAGTTCCATCAAAATCTGTAAAAAGCCATTTCATTATTTTATTCTCCAATAAAGTTTCTACCAAAATTATACAATTATTCTTAATAACAAAATTGCTTTTGGTATAAAAAAATAACAGTTTCCTGTTATTTAAATTACTTATTTAATTTTTCTAATCTTCTTTCTTCTTGGCGTTTTCTACGTTGAACTTCTTGTACAGAGCGATTAGCTTTGTGTTGATTTCAGAAGAAGAAACCTAAAGTTTGTATAATTTGAAATGTTGATGAAAATATTCAATAAATTGCAACCCCTGAGGCAACAGATGCAACAACAAAGATAAATACAAATGCAAATACCCCTTGCATAATATATTGTTTCTTACGAGATTTTCTCTGTGCTTCAGTCAATGTTATTGATTTTTGTTTAATTGATTGTAAAACCAATGGTAATAACATTGAAATTATTTGCAATGGTAAGTAAACAGCTAGTAATGAAAGATAAATAACTTCACCATTTAA is a genomic window containing:
- a CDS encoding nucleoside deaminase, with the protein product MINLEKYIKEIKIKNDAKDVPVFACLIKNEKIIFKAYNNSYKKWKITGHAEINVINKASQKNKSGNLSEYTLFTTLEPCLMCYGAIKQAKINNVTYLTENIKMSFRNYVNIDEIKIDIKKLDNSKTEANYIKIISDFFKKKRN
- a CDS encoding Cof-type HAD-IIB family hydrolase; translated protein: MKWLFTDFDGTLRNSKDEQNTITESDMNFVIKMQKKGNKIVISTGRPFEHINEHIKQNYPDFLPDYYLTNAGAAIYDNTGKQLFAEYLEEELTKEIINYVKENRKEIFSLVYSFKGEEDFFYHDFWQDEMKTTFMGMMPKNKTLDYINGKKIICFKMSCKTETWKRLTDNLEEKKLKFSYVSNNLKEITFNEIHQANVSKGNAIRKMKDIFNINENDIIVAGDDNNDLSMFKEFFNNSYIVKQEHNINIRNKAKYIVDKLSDIKSY